The following are from one region of the Candidatus Poribacteria bacterium genome:
- a CDS encoding FRG domain-containing protein, translating to MTTVKRSESESEISKVREKIQEIEDKTLGGNYIFRGEPKCYTEVSSGLWRGYRQILRDDLDIERIQREIVINHARQHLAGSIDNNDLGFGHSALQILIQLQHYGGKTNLIDFTTDVRVALFFACDGFHDEVGRVILRKREDIEGLVESPWEPNEPMHRVVAQSSIFVRPNKGYLTPDPDSIVEIPDALKVPILKYLQK from the coding sequence CACAGTAAAACGGTCCGAATCCGAGAGTGAAATCAGCAAAGTTCGAGAAAAGATCCAAGAAATAGAAGATAAGACTCTAGGCGGAAACTATATTTTCCGTGGCGAGCCTAAATGCTATACAGAAGTTTCCTCAGGCCTTTGGAGAGGGTACCGACAAATATTGCGTGATGATCTTGATATTGAACGTATTCAGAGGGAAATAGTGATAAACCATGCAAGACAACATCTTGCAGGATCCATTGACAATAATGATTTGGGATTTGGGCACAGTGCTTTACAAATTCTAATCCAACTTCAGCATTATGGTGGAAAAACCAATCTGATAGATTTTACGACTGACGTTCGCGTGGCACTTTTTTTTGCTTGCGACGGCTTTCATGATGAGGTAGGTAGGGTTATCCTGCGAAAAAGAGAAGATATCGAAGGATTAGTCGAAAGCCCGTGGGAACCTAATGAACCGATGCATCGCGTCGTCGCCCAAAGTAGTATATTCGTCAGACCTAACAAAGGCTATCTTACCCCTGATCCAGATAGTATAGTTGAGATCCCGGATGCGCTAAAAGTTCCTATTTTAAAATATTTACAAAAATAA